The Devosia sp. YIM 151766 genome includes a region encoding these proteins:
- a CDS encoding helix-turn-helix transcriptional regulator produces MAPRKVFAGARLRALRALHKLTQAELAARLDISASYVNQLESNQRPLTASVMLALAENFNLDLTNLATDASDRLAVDLREALADPVFGEAVPNLQELKSVASNAPDMARAVLALYEAYRKTNERLAGMDAALSRDPQSGVTTAYEEVRDFFHYADNYIDPLDRAAETMADELGAFGPYRLRRLIDYCAEMHNIRVVMSPPASGERLVEFDRVNRTLWVNEHLEPSSQFFRIANVLGGLEQATLLDSLLDGASFKAQEARAIARMGLTNYFAGALQMPYGAFLRAADGYRFDIEELARVFGASLEQVAHRLSTMQRPRERGVPFFFARVDAAGTITKRHSATALQFARFGGACPLWNVHRAFEAHGQIIRQLAETPDGKSYLCLAWSSEKRMGGYRGTTRRYAYALGCEISHAGRLIYADDLDIGKASFEPIGISCRICERRNCPQRAVPPLAAAISVPPDRRSVVPYEIG; encoded by the coding sequence TTGGCTCCCAGAAAGGTCTTTGCCGGCGCGCGGCTGCGGGCGCTGCGCGCGCTGCATAAATTGACCCAGGCGGAACTGGCGGCGCGGCTGGATATTTCCGCCTCCTATGTCAACCAGCTCGAATCCAATCAGCGGCCGCTGACCGCCTCGGTGATGCTGGCGCTGGCCGAAAACTTCAATCTCGATCTCACCAACCTCGCTACCGATGCCTCGGACCGGCTGGCGGTCGATCTGCGCGAGGCTCTGGCCGATCCGGTCTTCGGGGAGGCAGTGCCCAATCTGCAGGAATTGAAAAGCGTCGCCAGCAATGCGCCGGACATGGCCCGGGCGGTGCTGGCGCTCTATGAAGCCTATCGAAAAACCAATGAGCGTCTCGCCGGCATGGATGCCGCCCTGTCACGCGACCCGCAGAGCGGGGTGACGACGGCCTATGAGGAAGTGCGCGACTTCTTCCACTATGCCGACAATTACATCGACCCGCTGGACCGCGCCGCCGAGACCATGGCGGACGAATTGGGGGCGTTCGGGCCTTATCGGCTGCGGCGGCTGATCGATTATTGTGCGGAAATGCACAATATCCGCGTCGTCATGAGCCCGCCGGCCAGCGGCGAAAGGCTGGTGGAATTCGACCGGGTCAACCGCACGCTGTGGGTCAACGAGCATCTCGAACCCTCCAGCCAGTTCTTCCGCATCGCCAATGTGCTGGGCGGGCTCGAACAGGCGACCCTGCTCGACAGCTTGCTGGACGGCGCCAGCTTCAAGGCGCAAGAGGCCCGCGCCATTGCCCGCATGGGCCTCACCAATTATTTCGCCGGGGCGCTACAAATGCCCTATGGCGCCTTTCTCAGGGCCGCCGATGGCTACCGCTTCGACATCGAGGAACTGGCCCGTGTCTTCGGCGCCAGTCTCGAACAGGTGGCGCATCGCCTCTCCACCATGCAACGCCCGCGCGAGCGCGGCGTGCCCTTCTTCTTCGCGCGGGTCGACGCGGCGGGCACCATCACCAAGCGCCATTCGGCCACGGCCTTGCAATTCGCCCGTTTCGGCGGCGCCTGCCCGCTATGGAACGTTCACCGCGCCTTCGAGGCGCATGGGCAGATCATCCGGCAATTGGCCGAGACGCCGGATGGCAAGAGCTATCTCTGCCTGGCCTGGTCGAGTGAAAAGCGCATGGGCGGCTATCGCGGCACTACGCGCCGCTATGCCTATGCGCTGGGCTGCGAAATCAGCCATGCCGGCCGCCTGATCTATGCCGACGATCTCGATATCGGCAAAGCCAGCTTCGAGCCTATCGGCATATCCTGCCGCATCTGCGAGCGGCGCAATTGCCCGCAACGCGCCGTGCCGCCCCTGGCGGCGGCGATCTCGGTGCCGCCGGATCGGCGCAGTGTGGTGCCATACGAGATTGGCTAG
- a CDS encoding acyl-CoA carboxylase subunit beta: MQDIISALENKRAEARLGGGQRRIDIQHGKGKLTARERLDVLLDPGSFEEYDMFVTHRATDFGMAETIIPGDGVVTGWGTIDGRLVYVFSQDFTVFGGSLSETHAKKICKIMDLAMQNGAPVIGLNDSGGARIQEGVASLGGYADVFWRNVQASGAVPQISVIMGPCAGGAVYSPAMTDFIYMVEDSSYMFVTGPDVVKTVTNESVTQEELGGASTHTKISSVADAAFANDIETLLEVRRLFSYLPPAAGQKSPRLPTHDPVDRRDDKLDTIIPDSANKPYDMREVIETVADESEFLEIQKDHAGNILVGFIRLDGHSVGVVANQPLMLAGCLDINASKKAARFIRFCDAFDIPILTFVDVPGFLPGVAQEYGGIIKHGAKLLFAYSEASVPLVTVITRKAYGGAYDVMASKHIKADVNYAWPSAEIAVMGAKGATEILYRSELGDKEKIAQRTADYEARFANPFVAAERGFIDDVIMPHGTRRRVIRAFSTLRHKSVQGPKKKHNNIPL, from the coding sequence ATGCAGGACATCATTTCCGCCCTCGAGAACAAGCGCGCCGAAGCGCGGCTAGGCGGCGGGCAGCGGCGCATCGATATTCAGCATGGCAAGGGCAAGCTCACCGCGCGCGAGCGGCTCGACGTGCTGCTCGATCCCGGTTCTTTCGAAGAATACGACATGTTCGTCACCCATCGGGCCACCGATTTCGGCATGGCCGAGACGATCATTCCCGGCGATGGCGTGGTCACCGGCTGGGGCACGATCGACGGGCGGCTGGTCTATGTGTTTTCGCAGGACTTCACCGTTTTCGGCGGTTCGCTCAGCGAAACCCACGCCAAGAAGATCTGCAAGATCATGGACCTGGCCATGCAGAACGGCGCGCCGGTAATCGGGCTCAACGATAGCGGCGGCGCCCGCATCCAGGAAGGCGTCGCGTCGCTGGGCGGTTATGCCGATGTGTTCTGGCGCAATGTGCAGGCCTCGGGCGCGGTGCCGCAGATTTCGGTGATCATGGGTCCCTGCGCCGGCGGCGCGGTCTATTCGCCAGCCATGACCGACTTCATCTATATGGTCGAGGATTCGAGCTATATGTTCGTCACCGGACCGGATGTGGTCAAGACCGTCACCAATGAAAGCGTCACCCAGGAAGAATTGGGCGGCGCGTCCACCCATACCAAAATCTCCTCGGTGGCCGATGCGGCCTTCGCCAATGACATCGAGACGCTGCTGGAAGTGCGGCGGCTGTTCTCCTATCTACCGCCCGCCGCCGGCCAAAAATCGCCGCGCCTTCCCACCCACGATCCCGTCGACAGGCGCGACGACAAGCTCGACACCATCATTCCCGATAGCGCCAACAAGCCCTATGACATGCGCGAGGTCATCGAGACCGTCGCCGACGAAAGCGAGTTCCTCGAAATCCAGAAGGATCATGCCGGCAATATCCTGGTCGGCTTCATCCGGCTCGACGGCCATAGCGTCGGCGTCGTCGCCAATCAGCCGCTGATGCTGGCGGGGTGTCTCGACATCAATGCCTCAAAAAAGGCGGCGCGCTTCATCCGCTTCTGCGATGCTTTCGACATCCCCATCCTGACCTTTGTCGACGTGCCCGGCTTCCTGCCCGGCGTGGCCCAGGAATATGGCGGCATCATCAAGCATGGTGCCAAGCTCTTGTTCGCCTATTCCGAGGCCAGCGTACCGCTGGTCACCGTCATCACGCGGAAAGCCTATGGCGGGGCCTATGACGTCATGGCGAGCAAGCACATCAAGGCCGATGTGAACTATGCCTGGCCATCGGCCGAAATCGCCGTCATGGGGGCCAAGGGCGCGACGGAAATCCTCTATCGCTCGGAACTGGGCGACAAGGAGAAGATCGCCCAGCGCACCGCCGATTACGAAGCGCGCTTCGCCAATCCCTTCGTCGCCGCCGAGCGCGGCTTCATCGACGACGTCATCATGCCCCACGGCACCAGACGCCGCGTCATCCGCGCCTTCTCGACCCTCAGGCACAAATCCGTGCAGGGTCCGAAGAAGAAGCATAACAATATTCCGCTGTGA
- a CDS encoding acetyl/propionyl/methylcrotonyl-CoA carboxylase subunit alpha, with product MTITKLLIANRGEIACRVIKTAKRMGMATVAVYSDADKEALHVRMADEAVHIGASPVKDSYLRIDRIIAACKQTGAEAVHPGYGFLSENAPFAAALEQEGIIFVGPPPKAIEAMGDKITSKKLAAEAGVSTVPGHMGLIEDAEHAVKIARSVGYPVMIKASAGGGGKGMRIAWNDAEAREGFERSKSEAASSFGDDHIFIEKFVTEPRHIEIQLIADAHGNVFYLHERECSIQRRNQKVIEEAPSPFLDEATRKAMGEQAVALARAVGYRSAGTVEFIVDRDKKFYFLEMNTRLQVEHPVTELITGLDLVELMLRVANGEQLPLNQSQVQRHGWAIESRLYAEDPYRNFLPSTGRLTRYRPPEESAGDDLVVRNDTGVFEGGEISTFYDPMIAKLCIWAPTRLAAIDAMGLALDSFEVEGVGNNLPFLSTVMEQQRFRDGRLTTGYIAEEFPEGFAGAELNDMHHFDVSAAAALLMARREQRRGGTEAESRWHVQVGDRAETVVLHQKGLESVVDLGWRSEAAHLHWQPGDNLARIDWSGGRHAVLKVNPTTSGFRIRYRGADLTIVVLRPHIAQYLKHMPVKVPPDMSRFLLCPMPGQVVRIDVAEGDVVEDGQTLAVVEAMKMENVLKAEKRARVTKVHVVPGAVLAVDQVMIEFEAA from the coding sequence ATGACCATCACCAAACTTCTCATCGCCAATCGCGGCGAAATTGCCTGCCGGGTCATCAAGACCGCCAAGCGCATGGGCATGGCCACGGTGGCGGTCTATTCCGATGCCGATAAGGAAGCGCTGCATGTGCGCATGGCCGACGAGGCGGTGCATATCGGCGCCTCGCCGGTCAAGGATTCCTATCTCCGGATCGACAGGATCATCGCCGCTTGTAAGCAGACCGGCGCCGAGGCCGTGCATCCCGGCTATGGTTTCCTCTCCGAAAACGCCCCCTTTGCCGCGGCTCTGGAGCAGGAGGGTATCATCTTTGTCGGCCCGCCGCCCAAAGCCATCGAGGCCATGGGCGACAAGATCACCAGTAAAAAACTTGCCGCCGAGGCCGGCGTTTCCACGGTGCCCGGCCATATGGGCCTGATCGAAGACGCCGAACACGCCGTCAAAATTGCCAGATCAGTCGGCTATCCGGTGATGATCAAGGCTTCGGCCGGCGGCGGCGGCAAGGGCATGCGCATTGCCTGGAACGATGCCGAGGCGCGCGAGGGCTTCGAGCGCTCCAAATCCGAGGCGGCTTCCTCCTTTGGCGACGATCACATCTTCATCGAGAAATTCGTCACCGAGCCGCGCCATATCGAAATCCAGCTGATCGCCGACGCCCATGGCAATGTGTTCTATCTGCATGAGCGCGAATGCTCGATCCAGCGCCGCAACCAGAAGGTGATCGAGGAAGCGCCCTCGCCTTTCCTCGACGAGGCGACGCGCAAGGCCATGGGCGAGCAAGCGGTGGCGCTGGCCAGGGCGGTCGGCTATCGCAGCGCCGGGACGGTGGAATTCATCGTCGACAGGGACAAGAAGTTCTATTTCCTCGAAATGAATACCCGCCTCCAGGTCGAACATCCCGTGACCGAACTGATCACCGGGCTGGACCTGGTGGAATTGATGCTGCGCGTCGCCAATGGCGAACAGCTGCCGCTGAACCAGAGCCAGGTGCAGCGCCATGGCTGGGCCATCGAGAGTCGGCTCTATGCCGAGGATCCCTATCGCAATTTCCTGCCCTCGACGGGCCGGCTGACCCGCTATCGCCCGCCCGAGGAAAGCGCCGGCGACGATCTGGTGGTGCGCAACGATACCGGCGTGTTCGAGGGCGGCGAGATTTCCACCTTCTACGATCCGATGATCGCCAAGCTGTGCATCTGGGCGCCGACGCGGCTGGCGGCCATCGACGCCATGGGACTGGCGCTGGATTCTTTCGAGGTCGAAGGCGTCGGCAACAATTTGCCGTTCCTCTCCACGGTGATGGAACAGCAGCGGTTTCGCGACGGGCGCCTGACCACCGGCTATATCGCCGAGGAATTCCCCGAGGGCTTTGCGGGCGCCGAACTCAACGACATGCACCATTTCGACGTCAGCGCCGCCGCCGCTTTGCTGATGGCGCGCCGCGAGCAGCGCCGCGGCGGCACCGAGGCGGAAAGCCGATGGCATGTGCAGGTGGGCGACAGGGCCGAAACGGTCGTGCTCCACCAGAAGGGGCTCGAAAGCGTCGTCGATCTGGGCTGGCGCAGCGAGGCGGCGCATCTGCACTGGCAGCCCGGCGATAATCTGGCCCGCATCGATTGGTCCGGCGGCCGCCATGCGGTGCTCAAGGTCAACCCTACCACGTCCGGCTTCCGCATCCGCTATCGCGGCGCCGATCTCACAATCGTGGTGCTGCGGCCCCATATCGCGCAATATCTCAAGCATATGCCGGTCAAGGTGCCGCCGGACATGAGCCGCTTCCTGCTCTGCCCCATGCCGGGCCAGGTGGTGCGGATCGACGTCGCCGAGGGCGATGTGGTCGAGGACGGACAGACCCTGGCGGTGGTCGAAGCCATGAAGATGGAAAACGTCCTCAAGGCGGAAAAACGGGCCCGGGTCACCAAGGTGCATGTCGTGCCCGGCGCGGTGCTGGCGGTGGACCAGGTGATGATCGAATTCGAGGCGGCGTAA
- a CDS encoding EAL domain-containing protein: protein MTEASSETHRGDWRRTMLVPVLLALGVILIAGILLDRQNLQIAESRLRAETLAEISVIRAKLEGHLASNVQLVRGLVATISTEPDMDQARYNALARNLFEKSSQLRSVAAAPDLVIRMTYPLAGNEAAIGLDYRNNPEQWAAVEQVLVTNQLNIAGPVDLVQGGLGFVGRFPVHVGEGASRHFWGLVAAVVDAEQLYADSGLTDPAQALTISITGHDGTGGNGRRFFGPDLTDARPVLADVVLPAGTWQIAAIPLEGWAPNSASIWALRGVILAAGVLILFPIAVTARMVSQRHDYIRTLGAREAELAKLTRRLNLALDVSKVGVWEMDVATGIETWDHRTRELYGFPECNAPPSHELWRGAVHPEDRDRAESDFRSMIGKGRYESDYRVVLPDGAIRHVRSVAALFAEPGQAEKVIGVNWDMTPDVLLNEDLRLAKRQAEARASELEAARIRIEHNALHDSLTGLPNRRYLDEVLQRHAEDGYFGSGSIALLHIDLDRFKQINDTLGHAAGDAMLIHASKVLRANCLKTDFVARIGGDEFVIVSSAGAADRQLHLMADRIVKEMRKPAVHEGHECRFGVSIGVAVSRAASIDVKQLLINADIALYRAKGRGRNRHEFFSEALQAEVVHTKRVADEILAALDADAFIAHYQPQFDAHSLDLVGVEALVRWRHGEGLKAPDSFMAIAEELNVMAQIDQIVLERTLADLRQWDAKGLVVPRASVNVSLRRLHDEGLIASLKALDLPPGRLAFELVESIYLDESDGLVAWNIDQIKELGIDVEIDDFGTGYASIVSLQKLHPRRLKIDRQLVNPIINEPAQRQLVASIVDIGKSMDIEIVAEGVETMEHAHILRDLGCDILQGYAFARPMSAMAFEIFMAEQAWRRAG, encoded by the coding sequence ATGACCGAGGCCAGCAGCGAGACACATCGCGGGGACTGGCGGCGCACCATGCTGGTGCCCGTGCTTCTGGCGCTGGGCGTCATCCTGATCGCTGGCATCCTGCTCGACCGCCAGAACCTGCAGATCGCCGAAAGCCGCCTGCGCGCCGAGACGCTGGCGGAGATTTCGGTGATCCGCGCCAAGCTGGAAGGCCATCTCGCCAGCAATGTGCAATTGGTCAGGGGGCTGGTGGCCACCATCAGCACCGAGCCGGACATGGATCAGGCCCGCTACAATGCGCTGGCGCGCAATCTCTTCGAAAAAAGCAGCCAATTGCGCTCGGTGGCCGCAGCGCCCGACCTCGTCATCCGCATGACCTATCCGCTGGCCGGCAATGAGGCTGCGATCGGCCTCGACTACCGCAATAATCCCGAACAATGGGCGGCGGTCGAACAGGTGCTGGTCACCAACCAGCTCAACATTGCCGGGCCGGTCGATCTGGTCCAGGGCGGGCTGGGCTTTGTCGGTCGCTTTCCCGTCCATGTCGGGGAAGGCGCATCCCGGCATTTCTGGGGCCTGGTCGCGGCCGTGGTCGATGCCGAGCAACTCTATGCCGATAGCGGTCTCACCGATCCGGCCCAGGCCTTGACGATTTCCATCACCGGCCATGACGGCACCGGCGGCAATGGCCGGCGCTTTTTCGGCCCCGATCTCACGGATGCCCGCCCTGTGCTGGCCGATGTGGTCCTGCCCGCAGGCACCTGGCAGATCGCCGCCATTCCCCTGGAAGGCTGGGCGCCCAATTCCGCCAGCATCTGGGCGCTGCGCGGCGTGATCCTGGCCGCCGGGGTGCTGATCCTGTTCCCGATAGCGGTCACCGCCCGCATGGTCAGCCAGCGGCATGATTATATCCGCACCCTGGGCGCCCGCGAGGCGGAACTGGCCAAGCTGACGCGGCGGCTCAATCTGGCGCTCGACGTCTCCAAGGTCGGTGTGTGGGAGATGGATGTGGCCACCGGCATCGAGACCTGGGACCATCGCACAAGGGAATTATACGGCTTCCCCGAATGCAATGCGCCGCCCAGCCATGAGCTTTGGCGCGGCGCCGTACATCCCGAGGACCGCGACCGCGCCGAGAGCGATTTCCGCAGCATGATCGGCAAGGGTCGCTATGAATCGGATTATCGCGTCGTGCTGCCGGACGGCGCCATACGCCATGTGCGTTCGGTGGCGGCGCTGTTCGCCGAGCCGGGCCAGGCCGAGAAGGTGATCGGCGTCAATTGGGACATGACGCCCGACGTCCTGCTGAACGAGGATTTGCGGCTCGCCAAGCGCCAGGCCGAGGCCCGGGCCAGCGAATTGGAGGCGGCGCGCATCCGCATCGAGCACAATGCGCTGCATGACAGCCTGACCGGCCTGCCCAATCGCCGCTATCTCGACGAGGTGCTGCAACGCCATGCCGAGGACGGCTATTTCGGCAGTGGCTCCATCGCCCTGCTGCATATCGACCTCGACCGCTTCAAGCAGATCAACGACACGCTGGGCCATGCGGCGGGCGACGCCATGCTGATCCATGCCAGCAAGGTGCTGCGCGCCAATTGCCTCAAGACCGATTTCGTCGCCCGTATCGGCGGGGATGAATTCGTCATCGTCTCCAGCGCCGGCGCCGCCGACCGGCAATTGCACCTGATGGCCGATCGCATCGTCAAGGAAATGCGCAAGCCTGCCGTGCATGAGGGCCATGAATGCCGCTTCGGCGTCAGCATCGGCGTAGCGGTGAGCCGGGCGGCGAGCATCGACGTCAAGCAATTGCTGATCAATGCCGATATTGCGCTCTACCGCGCCAAGGGGCGGGGCCGGAACCGGCACGAATTCTTCTCCGAGGCGCTCCAGGCCGAGGTCGTCCATACCAAGAGGGTGGCCGACGAGATATTGGCGGCGCTCGACGCCGATGCCTTCATCGCCCATTACCAGCCGCAATTCGACGCCCATAGCCTCGACCTGGTCGGGGTGGAGGCGCTGGTGCGCTGGCGGCATGGCGAGGGCCTCAAGGCGCCGGACAGCTTCATGGCGATTGCCGAGGAACTCAATGTCATGGCCCAGATCGACCAGATCGTCCTGGAACGGACGCTGGCTGACCTGCGCCAATGGGACGCCAAGGGTCTCGTCGTGCCGCGCGCCTCGGTGAATGTCTCGCTGCGGCGCCTGCATGACGAGGGGCTGATCGCCAGCCTCAAGGCGCTGGACCTGCCGCCCGGACGGCTGGCCTTCGAATTGGTGGAATCGATCTATCTGGACGAGAGCGATGGCCTGGTCGCCTGGAATATCGACCAGATCAAGGAATTGGGCATCGACGTGGAAATCGACGATTTCGGCACCGGCTATGCCTCCATCGTGTCATTGCAGAAGCTGCATCCGCGTCGCCTCAAGATCGACCGGCAATTGGTCAATCCGATCATCAACGAGCCGGCGCAGCGCCAGCTGGTCGCCTCCATCGTCGATATCGGCAAATCCATGGATATCGAGATCGTCGCCGAGGGCGTCGAAACCATGGAGCATGCCCATATCCTGCGCGATCTGGGCTGCGACATCCTGCAAGGCTATGCCTTTGCCCGGCCGATGAGCGCTATGGCGTTCGAGATCTTCATGGCCGAGCAGGCCTGGCGCCGCGCCGGTTAG
- the scpA gene encoding methylmalonyl-CoA mutase, translated as MPADFAAWAALAQKELRDTPLSALDRDYGGIKVSPVYLGGDGEIPGIEPFTRGVRATMYANRPWTIRQYAGFSTARESNEFYRQALEKGQKGLSVAFDLATHRGYDSDHPRVMGDVGKAGVAIDSVEDMKVLFDTIPLDKMSVSMTMNGAVIPVLAMFIVAAEEQGVRQDQLEGTIQNDILKEFMVRNTYIYPPEPSMRIVGDIIAHTARHMPKFNSISISGYHMHEAGATAVQELAYTLADGMDYVRAAQRRGLDIDTFAGRLSFFFGIGMNFFLEVAKLRAARKLWSEIMTDLGARDARSKMLRTHCQTSGVSLTEQDPHNNIVRTTIEALAATLGGTQSLHTNSFDEAIALPTEFSSRIARNTQLILQHESRITDVVDPLGGSYFVEALTAELVDGARALIAEAEAEGGMTAFVQSGGPKMAIEEAAALRQARIDRGEDVIVGVNRYRLDAEDGIEVRQIDNAKVRAEQIAQLERIRATRDEAKCQSMLAALREFAAKDEGNLLEAAIEAARARASLGEISQALEDVFGRHRAVTRVISGVYSGGYGDDPQLKSVSDRIAAFKAARGRAPAIFIAKMGQDGHDRGAKIIASAFADLGFAVHMGDLFETAPEVAAHADEFKVDAVGVSSLAAGHKTLVPELIEALRARGLGDVTVVVGGVIPEPDYDFLYEAGIAAIFGPGTNVLDAAFSVLNEIEGRLSNR; from the coding sequence ATGCCCGCTGATTTTGCCGCCTGGGCCGCCCTCGCCCAGAAGGAACTCCGCGACACGCCGCTATCGGCGCTCGACCGCGATTATGGCGGCATCAAAGTCAGCCCGGTCTATCTCGGCGGTGATGGCGAAATCCCCGGCATCGAACCGTTCACCCGCGGCGTGCGGGCCACCATGTACGCCAATCGCCCCTGGACCATCCGCCAATATGCCGGCTTCTCCACCGCGCGCGAATCCAATGAATTTTACCGGCAGGCGCTGGAAAAGGGCCAAAAGGGCCTGTCGGTCGCCTTCGACCTCGCCACCCATCGCGGCTATGACAGCGACCATCCGCGCGTGATGGGCGATGTCGGCAAGGCCGGTGTCGCCATCGATTCGGTGGAAGACATGAAGGTGCTGTTCGATACCATTCCGCTCGACAAGATGAGCGTGTCGATGACCATGAACGGGGCGGTTATTCCGGTGCTGGCCATGTTCATCGTCGCCGCCGAGGAGCAGGGCGTCCGCCAGGACCAGTTGGAAGGGACCATCCAGAACGACATCCTCAAAGAGTTCATGGTCCGCAATACCTATATCTATCCGCCCGAGCCCTCGATGCGCATTGTCGGCGACATCATCGCCCATACGGCGCGCCACATGCCGAAATTCAATTCGATCTCGATCTCGGGCTATCATATGCACGAGGCCGGGGCGACGGCGGTGCAGGAGCTGGCCTATACCTTGGCCGACGGCATGGATTATGTCCGCGCCGCCCAGCGCCGGGGCCTCGATATCGACACTTTTGCCGGCCGCCTCTCGTTCTTTTTCGGCATCGGCATGAACTTCTTCCTCGAAGTCGCCAAGCTGCGCGCCGCCCGGAAATTGTGGAGCGAGATCATGACCGATCTCGGCGCCAGGGATGCGCGCTCCAAGATGCTGCGCACCCATTGCCAGACCTCGGGCGTGTCGCTGACCGAGCAGGACCCGCACAACAATATCGTGCGCACCACTATCGAGGCCCTGGCCGCCACGCTGGGCGGCACGCAGAGCCTGCATACCAACAGCTTCGATGAAGCCATTGCGCTGCCCACCGAGTTTTCCAGTCGCATCGCCCGCAATACCCAGTTGATCCTCCAGCATGAAAGCCGCATCACCGATGTGGTCGATCCGCTGGGCGGCTCCTATTTCGTCGAAGCGCTGACCGCCGAGCTGGTCGACGGCGCCAGGGCGCTGATCGCGGAAGCCGAGGCAGAAGGCGGGATGACCGCCTTCGTGCAGTCCGGCGGGCCGAAAATGGCCATCGAGGAAGCCGCTGCCCTGCGGCAGGCTCGCATCGATCGCGGCGAGGATGTCATTGTCGGCGTCAATCGCTACCGGCTCGATGCCGAAGACGGTATCGAGGTGCGCCAGATCGACAATGCGAAGGTTCGCGCCGAGCAGATCGCCCAGCTCGAACGCATAAGGGCGACGCGCGACGAGGCCAAATGCCAGTCCATGCTGGCGGCCTTGCGCGAATTCGCCGCCAAGGACGAGGGCAATCTGCTCGAAGCCGCCATTGAGGCGGCGCGGGCCCGGGCCAGCCTGGGCGAGATCAGTCAGGCCCTGGAAGATGTATTCGGCCGCCACCGCGCCGTCACCAGGGTCATTTCCGGCGTCTATTCGGGCGGTTATGGCGATGATCCGCAACTCAAATCCGTTTCCGACCGCATCGCTGCCTTCAAGGCGGCGCGCGGCCGGGCGCCGGCCATCTTCATCGCCAAGATGGGCCAGGATGGTCATGATCGGGGCGCCAAGATCATCGCTTCGGCTTTCGCCGATCTCGGCTTTGCCGTGCATATGGGCGATCTGTTCGAGACCGCCCCGGAAGTCGCCGCCCATGCCGATGAATTCAAGGTCGATGCGGTTGGCGTGTCCTCGCTGGCGGCGGGGCATAAGACGCTGGTGCCCGAATTGATCGAGGCGCTCAGGGCGCGCGGGCTGGGCGACGTCACCGTGGTGGTGGGCGGGGTGATCCCCGAGCCCGATTATGATTTCCTCTACGAAGCCGGCATTGCCGCCATTTTTGGGCCGGGAACCAATGTGCTCGACGCCGCTTTTTCGGTGCTGAACGAGATCGAGGGAAGGCTTTCCAATCGATGA
- a CDS encoding gamma carbonic anhydrase family protein: protein MPIYSLNGVAPQIDPEVGFIAPNAVLVGDVVIGSEVGIWFGVVARGDIERIAIGARTNVQENCVLHTDKGYPLVIGDNVTIGHGAIVHGCTIGDNSLIGMGATVLNGAKIGRNCLIGANALVTENKVIPDNSLVMGAPAKVVREIDEDGVTALAASAERYVQNARRFAAGMKPVDGGEPAFDPA from the coding sequence ATGCCGATCTATTCGCTCAATGGCGTTGCGCCGCAGATCGATCCGGAAGTGGGCTTCATCGCCCCCAACGCCGTGCTGGTCGGCGACGTGGTGATCGGCTCGGAAGTCGGCATCTGGTTCGGGGTGGTGGCGCGGGGCGATATCGAGCGCATCGCCATCGGCGCCCGCACCAATGTGCAGGAAAATTGCGTGCTCCACACCGATAAAGGCTATCCGCTGGTGATCGGGGACAATGTCACCATCGGCCATGGCGCCATCGTGCATGGCTGCACCATTGGCGACAACAGCCTGATCGGCATGGGGGCCACCGTACTCAATGGCGCAAAAATCGGCCGGAACTGCCTGATCGGCGCCAATGCGCTGGTAACCGAGAACAAGGTCATCCCCGACAATAGCTTGGTCATGGGCGCGCCGGCCAAGGTGGTGCGGGAAATCGACGAAGACGGCGTCACGGCGCTGGCCGCTTCGGCCGAGCGCTATGTCCAGAACGCCCGGCGCTTCGCTGCAGGCATGAAGCCGGTGGATGGCGGCGAACCGGCTTTCGATCCGGCTTAA
- the mce gene encoding methylmalonyl-CoA epimerase, with amino-acid sequence MIGRLNHIAIAVPDLAAATAKYRDQLGAQVGVPQPLPEHGVTVVFIDTGNTKIELLEILGENSPIAPFLEKNPSGGMHHVCFEVPDLAASVAQLRASGARVLGDGAPKIGAHGRPVVFLHPKDFDGTLIELEEVGE; translated from the coding sequence ATGATCGGGCGTCTCAACCACATCGCCATCGCCGTGCCCGACCTGGCCGCCGCCACCGCGAAATATCGCGACCAGCTGGGCGCGCAAGTGGGCGTGCCACAGCCCCTGCCCGAGCATGGGGTGACCGTGGTGTTCATCGATACCGGCAATACCAAGATCGAGCTGCTCGAAATTCTGGGCGAGAATTCGCCTATCGCCCCGTTCCTCGAGAAGAATCCGAGCGGCGGGATGCATCATGTCTGTTTTGAGGTACCCGATCTCGCCGCCAGCGTGGCGCAATTGCGGGCCAGCGGCGCTCGGGTGCTGGGCGATGGCGCACCGAAAATCGGGGCGCATGGCCGGCCCGTCGTCTTCCTGCATCCCAAGGATTTCGACGGCACGCTGATCGAGCTGGAAGAAGTCGGAGAATAA